CACCTACTGAAATCACAAATTTTGGCTCCGCTAATTGGTCGTATATCTGACGTAAGACGGGAGCCATCTTATATGTGATGGTTCCTAGAACCAAAATCATATCTGCTTGGCGAGGAGAGAAAGATGGACGTTCAGCACCGAAGCGAGCAATGTCATAATCAGCACAAGAGGTACTCATGTATTCGATTCCGCAACAAGCAGTGGCAAAAGGATAAGGCCATAAAGAAAAACTTTGTCCCCATTGGACTACATTGTCGAGTGTAGCCACTTGGAACATATCGCCAAACATCTCACCCGGTTTGGATAGTGTTTCTGTTAATCCCATTCCAGAGCTCCCTTTTTCCATATATAGTATAGACCCACAACAAGTATGAGTAAAAAGAAAAACATCTCTAGTAAAAAGAAAGTTCCAAGGCCGGCTTCTTTGAAACCGATTAAGTTCACTGCCCAAGGATAGAGGAAAACAGCTTCAATATCGAAGAGAATAAAAAGAACAGCCACAAGATAAAACTTAATGTTAAAAAGTCCTCTTGCATCACCATAATACGTAACCCCACATTCAAACGTATCTTGAGGTTTCGATTTTTTCTTCGGGTTGATGAGGAAGGCAAGGGTCAAGATCAGAGCGGAGAAACCGACTCCGAGCAAAAGTTGTAGAAGGATTGGCGCAAAACTATCTGGTGCAGAACCCATGTATGAAAATGGTCTCACGACTAGGTTCGATTGTCAAGATGAGAATGATTTTCCCCTTTGTTTTCGTGTTAATTTCGATCGTTTGCAATTTTTACATCCAATTTGAGATAAATTCTCAATACCGGTCCCCCCAGAGACGCTGCAACTGTTCCTTTAAATTCTTTTCCATACCCTGATTTGTCGGTTCATAAAACTGAGGGATGTTAGGATAAAAATCGGTTGGGAAATAACGTTCTTTTAGGAAATGACCTGGAAAATCATGGGGGTATTGGTAATCTTTTCCTGCCCCTTCCTTCTTATGTGTGGCTGTGGGAGCATTTCGTAAGTGATTGGGAATTTGAAACTCTCGCTTCCTTTCCCGAACTAGTTGTAAGGCTTTATCTATTGCCAAATAACTTGCGTTAGATTTTGGTGCTGAGGCAAGAAAAGTGGCACATTGGCCCAGAGGAATCCTACCTTCCGGCATCCCCACTCGTTCCACGGCCTGCCAGGTGGCAATCGCAAGAGGAAGGGCATGGACACTAGCATTTCCCACATCTTCACTGGCAAAAATCACAAGCCTTCTTGCGATAAAAAGTGGGTCTTCCCCCCCTTCGATCATCAGCGCCAAATAAAAGAGTGCGGCATCGGGATCACTCCCACGAAGGGATTTGATAAAAGCAGAGATGATATCATAATGACTCTCACTGTTTTTATCATAAAAGATTACATTCTCACCTAAAATCTCAGCTAACTTAGATTCGTCGATATGTTCAGTGTCTTCTGTAAAACTTAAAATTCGTTCCAGATACCCGAGAAGTTTTCTTGCATCTCCCGAACTTCTACGGAAAAGCTCTTTTTTTAGGTCTTCTGAAAAATTTCCTTTATTGTTTAGTTTTGTAAGGCAAGTTTCAAAAATAGAATTTTCTTCTTCTTCGGATAAAGTGGTGAGTCGGTAGACAAGCATCCGAGAAAGGAGAGCCTTATTGACCCGAAAGCTAGGATTTTCTGTAGTTGCCGCAATTAATATAATCTCACCTTCCTCTACGGCGGAAAGAAGTGCATCTTGTTGGGAGGACGAAAAACGATGAATTTCATCTAAAAACAAAACAATGGTTCCCCTACGTTTGGCTTCATCCAAAACTTCTCGCACTTCTTTCACACCACTGGTCACACAACTTAAATAACGTTTTTCTAAACTCCAACCTTGTGTGAGAAGATGCGCCAAGGTAGTTTTACCAGTACCGGGTGGGCCGTAAAACAGAATGGAGGTGGGTTTGGTAATGGCTCTGAGTGATTGCACGACTTTCGCCTGTCCAACAAATTCTGACCAAGATTTGGGTCGCAAGGCATGGGCCAAAGGAACTTGTTTGTGTTGTGAAAAAAGCGAATCCAAGTTACTTTTTTTCCAATTCTTTTTTTACAGCCATATAACAATTGTATATGGTTTCGTTACAAACATCACAGCCGGAATTACAACAAATGAGAGATCTTTCCGAAACCTTTCCTTCAACCAAATTTTTTACAAATGCAGCGGTCCTATCAGGTAAAAAGAAAAATCGAGTCTTTTCTAGAATGACTTCATCAACTGTTTTAGGGAACAAACGGTCGTCTGACATTTATCCTCCTGTAATCCATCCAAGATACATGGCATAAAAATAAACTGTCACTCGAACAAATCGAAAAAGAGATCCAAGTAAAAATAGCGAATAACGCATCTTAAATGTTCCCACCGTATAAGCCATCCAAGAATAAGGAATAGGAGTCAGGGCACTTAAAACCACGGCACCAAACCCATATTTACGCAGATAAGGAAGGAGTTTATCCTCATAGTGTAAAACCATTTGTCTACCCAAATGAAACTTGGGGATGAGATACAATCCGATCAAGTATGCTAAGGATCCACCGAGGATACTCCCAAAGGACATGGAGAGAATCGTTTTTAAGGGATCCATTTCTCCTGTGATGGCAAGCATTAGAAAGGCATCGGGAGGAACAAAAGCTGGAAGACTATCAGAAAGAATCATTCCTACAAAAAGCCCTAAATACCCAAAAATACGAACAAAGTGTTCGCTAAATCCGAGTAGTTCCTTTCGAAAGAAAAAAGCAAGTCCAAATACAATCGCTAAAACAATCACAATTGAAAGGATGGTTTGAAAAATAAGACCACGAAGGTTGATGGAAGTTTCTTTTTCTTTTGTCATATATATGTGATCTATGGTATATTTACCATTTTTTGTCTGGAGTGTGATCCACTCTAATCTCCATTCTCTTTTCGGATTAAATTGCGATTGGTTCGGAGCCAATCTTCAATTTTAGTAACAGATTCTTTGATAAGAGCATCCAAACTGTTTTTTTCTTCCGAATTAAAATTTTGCAAAACAAAATCAGCCACTTCCATGCCACCTTTTTCTGGTTTGCCGACTCCAAACCGTAACCTGTGAAAATCTTGTGAACCAAGTTTTGCCACGATATCTTTTAGTCCGTTGTGACCAGCAGTTCCGCCACCAATTTTATTTTTTATCTTACCAAAAGGTAAATCAACTTCATCCTGAATCACTAAAATCCTGGAAGGAGGTATTTTATACAAATTGGCGAGAGTTTGCGTGGCTTTTCCTGAAAGATTCATAAACTCTAAAGGTTTCAAAAGATGGACTTTGTCCCCTTCTAAGCTATGTGTTGTCTCCATATACTTTTTGGAATCTTTAAAGGAAACACCAAAGCTACTAGCAAGTGCATCCAAAATCATAAAACCAATGTTATGGCGTGTATTTTTATATTTATCCCCGGGATTCCCGAGGCCCACAATGAGAAAATGAATCATACGTTCCCAAGTAAAATATGTAACAATCGTTCCGTGGCCTTAACAGCTGCCACTTGTTGGTCAGAGTCAATGCCAATGGTGCGAATGGGATGAGTTGCACCTTCAACTTTCCAGGTAATGACAGTTTCGACTAGAGCGTTGGTATTTCCTCCAGGAGGAATCCTTACTTCGTAGTCATAGAGTTTTGGGATTTGGATTTTTAATTCTTTTAAAATTTTACCAAGGGCATTCATAAACGCATCATACCCGCCGTCCCCTTCTCCCTTTGCTTCATAAAGTTTTCCTTGGAAATTCACCTTCACTTCGGCCTTTGGTTTGACCCCGATCCCACTAGTCACTGTACAAGTCTCAATACGAAAACTTGCTTCTAGATTTTCACCTGTAATATCGGAGATGATATAGGGAAGGTCTTCCTTGGTGACGGTTTTATTTTGGTCTCCCAGTTCAATCACCCTTTCCAAAACTTTTTTTTCAATTTCAGGGGAAAGAACCATACCCAGCTGTTTTAAATTTTCTGTAATACTTGCTTTACCAGCTAACTTTCCTAATGCGTAAACTCTAGATCTACCAAACCGTTCCGGCAAAATGGGATTGGCATACAAATTTCCTTTTTTATCACCATCAGCATGAACACCTGCGGTTTGAGTGAAAACATCCTCGCCAACGATGGGTCGGTTATCAGAAATACGTTTCCCTGAAAAAACTGCCACAAGCCTTGAGGCGTTGGTGATTTCTTTTTCCACAATAGAAGTTTTAAATTTTGTTTTATCATGGATAGCAGTGACGACAGCCTCTAAAGGAGAATTACCAGCACGTTCTCCGAGACCATTGACTGCCACATGGAGCCCACGAACTCCGGCACTCACAGCTTCTAAACAGTTCGCAACTGCTAAATCATAATCATTATGTCCATGGAATTCAAACCACAAATCCGGGAACTCTTTTACGAGATCGGTAATGGCTGTTCGAACTTCCAAAGGAGACAGAACTCCAAGAGTATCTGCCAAATAAAATTTTCTAACAGGGAACTTTGATACAACACGTAAATATTCTAATACGTAATCTCGAGAATGGATGTATCCATTTGACCAGTCTTCCAAATAAACGTTTACAGCGATACCGGAAGCAGCGGCGAATTCGACTGTTTTCTGGATGTCAAAAAAATGTTCTGACGGGGTCCTTCGAAGTTGATTCGTTAGGTGATTAAGCGAACCCTTTGTGAGAAGATTCAAAACCCGAACCCCTGTTCCCTTCATCCATTCGACAGTTTTATCAAAATCAACGAATCCTAATATCTCGATTCGATCGTGCAAACCTTCTGATTTTGCCCATTCCACAATTTTTTTGACTGCTTCGAATTCACCTGGTGAGACACGAGCACTGGCAATTTCCACTCGATTGGCCTTCAGATCCATTAACAGGTGTTTTGTGATATTTAGCTTCTGTTGCCAAGAAAATGAGACACCGTTTGTTTGTTCCCCATCTCGTAATGTGACGTCGAGGATTTCTATACTAGAGTTTGGTTCGGTCATGATTTCAATCGGTTGATGTATTCTTTGGAGGGGGCAAGAATTTCCACAATCGTCGCGCCCGGGTTTGACCGAAACATCGGATCGGTCTCCACTAGTTTCAGAAAACCGCAAGACTCTACGTAGTCAATCGCCATTCGCCGAAGAATTCCTTCCCCGATCCCGTGCAAAATTTCGACATAGGTCTCCCCATCCATAAAGGCATCATGGAGTTCCCGTTCTAGTTTGATACGAGCTTCTTCAAATCGGAGTTTGCGGATGTAGATGGTACGCACCTTACGTCCAGAAAAATGGACTTAGGTCAAATTGCAACAGAAACGAACTGCATCGAGTAATTCCCTGGTATTCCAAGGTTTGGAAAAAATGGCATACGTTTTTGCTTCTTCTTTCACTCGGTTGATGGCTTCTCGGTCGGCATGACCTGAGATTAATATCGATTTGATATGTGGGTATTTTTGATGAACCTGAATGAGAAATTCATCCCCTCGCATTCCTGGCATGAGCCAATCGGAGAGAATGAGAATGACTTCTACTCCAGAACTACAAAGGTCATCGATCACTTCCATGGCCTCTTCCGGGTTTTGTGCCGTTTCGTATGTAAAACCACCACCAATTTCCCGTTTTAGTTCTTGTACGAGGGAAAGGAGAAGGATCGGCTCATCATCTACGCATAGGATTGCGTTTTTTTCAGTTTGTAGCTGCGTAATATTCAATCTCTTTCCCCTTCGATTACCTTTGGTAAGTACACCCTAAACTCAGTCCCTTGCTCATCTGACGAAAATTCAATTGTACCTTTCATTTTTTCTACGATTTGTTTACAAATGTCAAGCCCAAGCCCAATGCCTTCGCCATGTTTTTTTGTAGTAAAAAAAGGTAAAAAAATCTTATCACGAATCTCCGGGGCAATGCCTTTGCCGGAATCTTGAATGGATGTGATGACCATATCCTCATTCGAAAAAACAGAGATGGTTAATTTTCCACGATATTCCATTGCTTGTAAAGCATTGTTAATGATATTGATCCACACTTGATTCAGTTTGTCTCTTTCCGCCAAACAATAATCAGTTGTTTTATATAATTTTGTAACTTCTACATCATTTTTAATCTTTGTTTGGTATAAAGTAAGTATAGAATCTAATTCAGTTGGGATATGAACATTATGAAAATTCGTTTCTGTTTCTAATCGATCTGTATAAAGATAATGTTTGAGGGCATTGACTACATGGGAGGCTTTCTCAGTTGCTGTTTGAATTACGTAAGCCAAACGATACAAACTCCCCAAAATCAAAACATTTTGCAAAATGATCCCTGACTTAGGTCTTTTTAAAACTTTTAAGATTGGTTCGTCCAGCTGAAGAATTCCAAGTGAAGTCAGATCTTCCATGACTTCTTCTGGATTTTCTATTTGATGAGAATTTAATATTCCGATTCTTTCCTTTTTTTCTGTACGATTGAGTAACCCGGCATGGCGAGCCCCAAAAGAAACACCTAAATTCAAAAAAAAACGGAAGTCTTCTTTTTCGGTGACATCCAAGGACTCTAAAAAATCAGGAAGACTTGCTATATCATTTTTTAAAATTTCTGACATAGAATGAACACTGGAGGTGATCGCACCGAGAGGAGTGTTTAGTTCATGAGTGATCCCTGCAGCAAATTGCCCAAGAGCTGCCAATTTTTCACTCTGTAAAAGTTGCGTTTGTGTTTTATGTAAATCGATTAAGATTTTTTCTTTTGTTTCGATCATCTCGAGTAAGCTGCGGTTGCTTTCGATCAGAGCCTCCGTTCTTTGGACAATTTTTTCTTCCAAATTGGAATTGGTTTCCATGACCAATCGTTGGCTTTCCTCCACTCGTTCAAAACTTTGTCTAAGCTCCGAAGACATAAACCGAAAAGCCTCAGAAAGATCTTTTAGCTCGGCAATCATACTTTCACCCACTGGATAATTCCAATCTCCCTTTGCTAACGATTTTGATGCATTGGCAAAGGAAAGAACAGGTCTTGTTACAAATTCGGAAATGACTGCCGCCAAAATTAAACTTAGTAAAATTGCCCAGGCAAATACCATCGCCGATTTACTATTTCCAGTAAACACTCCGCTTAAATAAAATGAATATGGAAATAAAGTGATAAGATATGTTTTTTCTTTGAGCTTTGGGTGTGAATAAATCGTAACCATCGCATTCCAGTTTTCACGAGAAAGCGGCTTTTTTGTCACAATGGCAAAACTGAAACGTTTTTCAGAAGCACTGATTTCGTTTTCTAATTTCTTAAGTTCAACTCTTACAACTTCCAATACCCTGGATTTATTTGTTTCCGAAGAAAGTGAAGCCAAAGGATTCAAATGTGCATCTAGTAAAAACACCTTACCTTGCGCATTCACCTTCGAATCATCCAGAACTTCCACAAGTTTACTTTGTTCGTATTGTTTTCCAGGTGTGTTGGGAATCTCAGAGAAATAACGATCCAAACTTAAATTGATATTTTTTGACCACTGCCGGTGAAGAACCTCAACCATTTGGAATGCAGCTTGTTCTGCATTTTTTAAGGTAACGTAAGAAGTTATTCCAACAAGAATAAGCACCAAACAAACAAAAGGTGTCACGATGAATAATTGTAATGAAATTCCTGTTTTTAAATCTGATTCTTTGTCGGAAATTTTTTGTCCGTTTGGTCCAGAAGTCCAAATCCAAGGTGGATCGGACAAAGTGACTTCTTTGACTTGCCCCGGAACTTCTGCCCAAAAAAAGCCCAATCTTCTGACTATCGGAAATGTAACTAACATAACCAAAGGAGCCAAAATCCAAGTGATCCCCGTGGTAAATAAAAGTGCAGAACTAACTGTGTGGTAGGAAATTTCAGAGCCAAATTGTTCCGAACATAAATACCCCCACAAGAATGGTTCGAGGGATAAAAAAAGTAGAACAAATAAAAAATAATAAACCCAGACTCTCACCTTACGAAAATTAGGTGACTTTCCAATCATTTGATAGGACAACCAAAAGATAGTTGGGTTGATAAAATATCCCGGCAACCAGTCCCATAAAAATTCTGGTGGGACACCTTCAATTAAGTCAGAGAGTCCATAAGCAAATGGAACTGCAAGAAGGGCAGGATATCCAAAAAAGTTCAAACAAAGGAATACGGAAAGATCCTTGAGACTTTCCAGTGTTTGGGCTCCAGGGATTAAAACGATGGAACTTCCCAAATAACCAGTCAGGAAGATAGATACAAAGGTAATGACAAACCAATAGAAACTGGTTAAATTCCAATTCCAAACTTCTCGAGAAATCCGAAAGGTTTTTCCATTCCGAAAGGTAAAACCAGCAAAAGCAAATATAGAAATAATAGAACCTAATAAAAAAGAAAACCGCCCCCAAACCTCAAGGATTGGCAAAGGGATATTCGCGATTACATGTTCGATCCAAACAATGATCTCGAGCATAGCCCGTGAATCGTATCGAATTATGAATCTAAGTAAAGCAAAAACTTTTTTACTTTCGAGGCGAGAGACGATGGAAATTCAGCATCCAGACTCGAAAAAGTAACCCACTTACTTTCGACACCGAATTTCTTTGCCAATTTTTCGATTTCTCCCCTCAATTCCCAATGATAGGCCAAAACGGAAAAATCCAACTTATGGTGGGTGATTGTGTGTTTGAATTTACCGATCGGCCTCGGGTCTTTTATGATTTCTTTCAGAGCAAGAAAAAAAGCAGTTGGGGCATATGTTTCTTCCGGGATATCTCCGACCATTCCATAGGGAAGATGGAACATATCTTTCAAAAACCGCATTTTGGGTTCACGAACTAATAAAATCTGCTTTTGGTTCAACAGAACTATAATTTCTGAAAAAAGTTGGATTTGTTTTTTCTCTTTTTTTCTGAGCGGGATTTCGTCCGTTTTTTGTTGGATTCTTGCAAAACAAAATTCCTTTAGTGGGCATAATAAACATTTCGGTGATTCTGGCAAACATAAGGTGGCTCCTAATTCCATCAATGCTTGGTTATGATCACCAGGATGGTCTAAATTTAAAAAGAGATCCGCTTTCTCTTGTAATTCACGATCAGCTTTGGGTCCTAAAATATTTTCTGAGTAACCATAATAGCGAGACAAAACCCGTTTTACATTTCCATCTAACACTGCTAAGGGTAAATCATAGGCAATAGAAAGAATGGCCCTTGCTGTATAATTTCCAATTCCAGGGAGTTTTAAAACAGAATTCAGATCTTTTGGAAAAGACCCGTTATAATTTTGGACAAGAAAGATTGCTGCTTTTCTCAAATTCCTGGCCCGACTATAGTATCCAAGTCCTTTCCAAAAAGCCAAAACTTCCTCTTCCTCTGCTGAAGCCAATGATTCTGGATTTGGGAATCGTTTGATAAAAGATTCGTACAAAGGTAACATCGCATTAACGCGAGTTTGCTGAAGCATTACTTCGGAAATCCAGATAGGGTATGCTTGTTTTTTCTTTCGAAAGGGCAAGTCCCTTTTGTGGATTTGATACCAATCGAATAATTTTTTCTGAGGATTCAAATTTCTGAATCTTGAATGCTATAACGGAGGAAGGTA
This genomic stretch from Leptospira meyeri harbors:
- the mutY gene encoding A/G-specific adenine glycosylase, which encodes MNPQKKLFDWYQIHKRDLPFRKKKQAYPIWISEVMLQQTRVNAMLPLYESFIKRFPNPESLASAEEEEVLAFWKGLGYYSRARNLRKAAIFLVQNYNGSFPKDLNSVLKLPGIGNYTARAILSIAYDLPLAVLDGNVKRVLSRYYGYSENILGPKADRELQEKADLFLNLDHPGDHNQALMELGATLCLPESPKCLLCPLKEFCFARIQQKTDEIPLRKKEKKQIQLFSEIIVLLNQKQILLVREPKMRFLKDMFHLPYGMVGDIPEETYAPTAFFLALKEIIKDPRPIGKFKHTITHHKLDFSVLAYHWELRGEIEKLAKKFGVESKWVTFSSLDAEFPSSLASKVKKFLLYLDS
- a CDS encoding NADH-quinone oxidoreductase subunit B codes for the protein MGLTETLSKPGEMFGDMFQVATLDNVVQWGQSFSLWPYPFATACCGIEYMSTSCADYDIARFGAERPSFSPRQADMILVLGTITYKMAPVLRQIYDQLAEPKFVISVGACASSGGMFHTYGVLQGVDRILPVDVYVPGCPPRPEALLDALVKLQKKVQSQGLEARRQEVMRKIQEINERNKPLVVA
- a CDS encoding YqaA family protein, translating into MTKEKETSINLRGLIFQTILSIVIVLAIVFGLAFFFRKELLGFSEHFVRIFGYLGLFVGMILSDSLPAFVPPDAFLMLAITGEMDPLKTILSMSFGSILGGSLAYLIGLYLIPKFHLGRQMVLHYEDKLLPYLRKYGFGAVVLSALTPIPYSWMAYTVGTFKMRYSLFLLGSLFRFVRVTVYFYAMYLGWITGG
- the cimA gene encoding (R)-citramalate synthase CimA, with translation MTEPNSSIEILDVTLRDGEQTNGVSFSWQQKLNITKHLLMDLKANRVEIASARVSPGEFEAVKKIVEWAKSEGLHDRIEILGFVDFDKTVEWMKGTGVRVLNLLTKGSLNHLTNQLRRTPSEHFFDIQKTVEFAAASGIAVNVYLEDWSNGYIHSRDYVLEYLRVVSKFPVRKFYLADTLGVLSPLEVRTAITDLVKEFPDLWFEFHGHNDYDLAVANCLEAVSAGVRGLHVAVNGLGERAGNSPLEAVVTAIHDKTKFKTSIVEKEITNASRLVAVFSGKRISDNRPIVGEDVFTQTAGVHADGDKKGNLYANPILPERFGRSRVYALGKLAGKASITENLKQLGMVLSPEIEKKVLERVIELGDQNKTVTKEDLPYIISDITGENLEASFRIETCTVTSGIGVKPKAEVKVNFQGKLYEAKGEGDGGYDAFMNALGKILKELKIQIPKLYDYEVRIPPGGNTNALVETVITWKVEGATHPIRTIGIDSDQQVAAVKATERLLHILLGNV
- a CDS encoding Smr/MutS family protein, with the translated sequence MRTIYIRKLRFEEARIKLERELHDAFMDGETYVEILHGIGEGILRRMAIDYVESCGFLKLVETDPMFRSNPGATIVEILAPSKEYINRLKS
- a CDS encoding response regulator; amino-acid sequence: MNITQLQTEKNAILCVDDEPILLLSLVQELKREIGGGFTYETAQNPEEAMEVIDDLCSSGVEVILILSDWLMPGMRGDEFLIQVHQKYPHIKSILISGHADREAINRVKEEAKTYAIFSKPWNTRELLDAVRFCCNLT
- a CDS encoding replication-associated recombination protein A; this encodes MDSLFSQHKQVPLAHALRPKSWSEFVGQAKVVQSLRAITKPTSILFYGPPGTGKTTLAHLLTQGWSLEKRYLSCVTSGVKEVREVLDEAKRRGTIVLFLDEIHRFSSSQQDALLSAVEEGEIILIAATTENPSFRVNKALLSRMLVYRLTTLSEEEENSIFETCLTKLNNKGNFSEDLKKELFRRSSGDARKLLGYLERILSFTEDTEHIDESKLAEILGENVIFYDKNSESHYDIISAFIKSLRGSDPDAALFYLALMIEGGEDPLFIARRLVIFASEDVGNASVHALPLAIATWQAVERVGMPEGRIPLGQCATFLASAPKSNASYLAIDKALQLVRERKREFQIPNHLRNAPTATHKKEGAGKDYQYPHDFPGHFLKERYFPTDFYPNIPQFYEPTNQGMEKNLKEQLQRLWGDRY
- a CDS encoding NADH-quinone oxidoreductase subunit A encodes the protein MGSAPDSFAPILLQLLLGVGFSALILTLAFLINPKKKSKPQDTFECGVTYYGDARGLFNIKFYLVAVLFILFDIEAVFLYPWAVNLIGFKEAGLGTFFLLEMFFFLLILVVGLYYIWKKGALEWD
- a CDS encoding ATP-binding protein; the encoded protein is MLEIIVWIEHVIANIPLPILEVWGRFSFLLGSIISIFAFAGFTFRNGKTFRISREVWNWNLTSFYWFVITFVSIFLTGYLGSSIVLIPGAQTLESLKDLSVFLCLNFFGYPALLAVPFAYGLSDLIEGVPPEFLWDWLPGYFINPTIFWLSYQMIGKSPNFRKVRVWVYYFLFVLLFLSLEPFLWGYLCSEQFGSEISYHTVSSALLFTTGITWILAPLVMLVTFPIVRRLGFFWAEVPGQVKEVTLSDPPWIWTSGPNGQKISDKESDLKTGISLQLFIVTPFVCLVLILVGITSYVTLKNAEQAAFQMVEVLHRQWSKNINLSLDRYFSEIPNTPGKQYEQSKLVEVLDDSKVNAQGKVFLLDAHLNPLASLSSETNKSRVLEVVRVELKKLENEISASEKRFSFAIVTKKPLSRENWNAMVTIYSHPKLKEKTYLITLFPYSFYLSGVFTGNSKSAMVFAWAILLSLILAAVISEFVTRPVLSFANASKSLAKGDWNYPVGESMIAELKDLSEAFRFMSSELRQSFERVEESQRLVMETNSNLEEKIVQRTEALIESNRSLLEMIETKEKILIDLHKTQTQLLQSEKLAALGQFAAGITHELNTPLGAITSSVHSMSEILKNDIASLPDFLESLDVTEKEDFRFFLNLGVSFGARHAGLLNRTEKKERIGILNSHQIENPEEVMEDLTSLGILQLDEPILKVLKRPKSGIILQNVLILGSLYRLAYVIQTATEKASHVVNALKHYLYTDRLETETNFHNVHIPTELDSILTLYQTKIKNDVEVTKLYKTTDYCLAERDKLNQVWINIINNALQAMEYRGKLTISVFSNEDMVITSIQDSGKGIAPEIRDKIFLPFFTTKKHGEGIGLGLDICKQIVEKMKGTIEFSSDEQGTEFRVYLPKVIEGERD
- the pth gene encoding aminoacyl-tRNA hydrolase; protein product: MIHFLIVGLGNPGDKYKNTRHNIGFMILDALASSFGVSFKDSKKYMETTHSLEGDKVHLLKPLEFMNLSGKATQTLANLYKIPPSRILVIQDEVDLPFGKIKNKIGGGTAGHNGLKDIVAKLGSQDFHRLRFGVGKPEKGGMEVADFVLQNFNSEEKNSLDALIKESVTKIEDWLRTNRNLIRKENGD